The DNA sequence CGCTTCGAACACATGGCCGGTGGTGCAGCGCAGATCGAAGACGATCATCGCACCACCTCCACCGCAGGGATCGCGCGGCGGTGCGCGATCGCGGGCACGCGCGAACGCACCTCCACAACCCGCGCCGGATCGATCTCGGTAACGCCCAGCCCAGCCCCCTCGCCCATGTCGAGCAGCACCTCACCCCAGGGATCGACTGCCAGGCTGTGGCCATAGGTCGCGCGGCCGTCTTCATGCTCGCCCGCCTGCGCCGCGGCGATCAGATGGACGCCGGCCTCGATCGCCCGCGCGCGCAACAGGACATGCCAATGCGCCGCGCCGGTCGGGCGGGTGAACGCCGCCGGCACCGACAGCAGGGTCGCGCCGGCATCGGTCAGCGCGCGGAACAGGTCGGGGAAGCGCAGGTCGTAGCAGATCGCCAGGCCAAGCGTGCCGAGTGGGGTCGCCACCACCACGGCGCCCGTCCCGGGCGCATAGGCATCGGATTCGCGCCAACGCTCGCCGGTCGGCAGATCGACGTCGAACAAATGCAGCTTGTCATAGCGCGCGCGGATCGCACCGTTGCCGTCGATCACGAAGCCGCGGTTGACGAAGCGGTCGTCCGTTTCCCCTCTGAGCGCCAGCGACCCGAGATGCACCCAGATGCCGTGCTTCGCCGCGGCCTCGCGCACTGCGGCAAGCACGCGATCGTCCGTCTCGGTCATGATGTTCCCCGCCGCCCGCTCGCGATCGCGATCGACCAGCCCCGACATCTCGGGCGTGAACAGCATCGTCGCGCCGCCCGCCGCCGCCTGTGCGACGCCGTCTGCCAGCGTGCGCGCATTGGCGAGCGGATCGATCCCGCTCGTCATCTGAAGGATCGCGGCCTTCATTGCCCGAGCAGCGCGTCCAGCCTGCCCTCGCGTTCGAGCGCGACGAGATCGTCCGACCCGCCGATATGCGCGCCATCGATGAAAATCTGCGGCACGGTGGTGCGGCCACTGGCACGCTGGATCATCTCCTGCCGCCTGGGCCCGCCCATCGTCAGGTCGAACTCCTCATAGTCGGCGCCCTTGCTGTCGAGCAGCGCCTTGGCCCGCGCGCAGAAGCCGCAGAACGCCTTGGTATAGATTTCGATCTTCGCCATCACCCTCTGAGGTGAGAGCCCGGCCCGCGCTTGTCAATCGGCCGCATTGGGATCGAGCACGCGCGCCCAGCACAGGACCGCCACCCGCGCCGCGCCCGCGCGCTTGAGCACGCGCACGCAGGCGTCGGTGGTCGCGCCGCTGGTGAAGACATCGTCGACCAGCACGACCGACCGGCCCTTCACCCGCTCCCGCACACCGGGCGCGGCCGCGAAGGCGCCAGCGACCGCCTTCGCCCGTCCCCGCGCGCCGAGCCCGCGCAGCACCGGCGTTGCCTTCACCCGGCGTAGCAGATCCAGTTCGGCGGGGATGCCGCGCAGCCGCGAAAGCTCGCGCGCGATCAGCGCCGCCTGGTTGAAGCCGCGCCCCCAGATGCGCCAGCGGTGGAGCGGCACCGGCACCAGCAACTCGGCGCCCTCGGGCATCAGCCGCGCCATCAGCCGTGCGGCGGTGGCGGCATAGGCGGTGCGTCCGCCATATTTGAGCTTGAGAACGAGCGTGCGTGTGGCCGGGCCGTACGCCACCGCGGCGCGGATGCCGTCGTGCACCGGCGGCTCGGCGAGGCATGGGCCGCAGAGTGCCTCCGCGCCGCGATCGAACTCGAACGGCAGGTTGCACGCAGTGCACCAGGGCGGCGCGATCAGCGTGAATTGTCCCCAGCATCGCGCACAGAAGCGGTGGTCGGCCTCGACCACCTCGCTACAGCCCGGACAGCGCGGCGGGAGCGCCAGCGCGATGAGCTTCAGGATCGGTTCGCGTGCCCCCACGGCGCTTCTTGTCGCGCGGCGACGAAACCGGCACAAGCCGCCCCGTGACCTCCGCCGTAATCCCGCCCGAAATCTTCGACCGCGTCCGCCGCCACGCCCGTCGCGACCGCGCCGCCCCGCACTTCGCCGACGCCGCGTTCATACGCGACTGGATGCTGGAGGGGATCACCGAACGGCTCGACGCGGTGCGCCGCGACTTCACCGAGGTGCTCGACCTCGGCTGCTTCGACGGCGGTTTCATCCCGCCACCCGGTGCACGGGTGACGCGGATCGACGCGGGCGCGCGCTTCGCCGCGATGGCTGGCGGCATCCAGGGCGAGGAGGACCAGCCGCATTTCCCCGACGCCAGCTTCGATCTCGTCGTCGCCGCGGGCAGCCTCGACACCGTCAACGACCTGCCCGGCGCATTGGCGCTAATCCGCCGCGCGTTGCGGCCCGACGGGCTGTTCCTCGGCGCATTCCTCGGCGGTTCGACCCTTTCGACTCTGCGCGCCGTGCTGCTCGAGGCCGAGGCCGACCGCCCGGCAGCGCGCGTCCATCCGCAGATCGACGTGCGCGCCGCGGGCGACCTGCTGATGCGCGCCGGCTTCGCGCTGCCCGTCGCGGACGTCGAGACCCTCGACGTCCGCTATGCAAGTCTATTCGACCTGGTCCGCGACCTGCGCGGCATGGCGGGCACGAGCCTGCTGCCATCCTCGCCCCCGCTGTCCCGCGCCATCGTGGCGCGCGCCGCCGCGGCATTCGGCGCGCGCGCCGATGCAGAAGGACGGACGACCGAGCGCTTCGACGCGATCTTCGTGACCGGCTGGGCGCCCGATCCCTCGCAGCCGCAGCCGGCACGCCGCGGCTCCGCGACCGCCTCGCTCGCCGCCGCGCTGAAACCCTAGATCAGCGCCTCGAGCAGGCCGATCAGCGGCATGTCCGCAGGCGGCATCTCCAGCCGGTGCAGCTCGAGCGGGCGCACCCATTTGAGCGCCGTCGCGTGTTGCGGCTGCGGCACCCCGCTCCATTTGCGTAGCGCGTAGAGGAGAAGCAGCAAATGCCGCTCGCCCAGCGCCTCGCTGGCGAAGGTCGCGGGGGCGAGGCAGGCGCGCTCGACGCCGATGCCGAGCTCCTCCTCCAGCTCGCGGCACAGCGCGGCTTCGGGCAGCTCGCCGGGATCGACCTTGCCGCCGGGGAATTCCCACAGCCCGGCCATCGGTTTGCCTGGCGGCCGCTGCTGCACCAGCACGCGGCCGTCGCCGTCGACCAGCGCTGCCGCGACCACCATCAACAGTCCGGGCTTGGGCAGACCCGATCTCAATGTCTCCGAATCGGAGCTTCCAGTTTGCAACATCGACATTTCGTTAATCTTGAATCCCTAGATTCCGGTAATCCCGATTGGAGAAGATGCGTCCATGCGTGCGCTGAAGACATTGCCTGGACGCCTTGTGCGCTGTCCGCTGGTCCGTTGCCAGCGCGCCGCGACCGCGGTCGAATATGGCCTGATCCTCGCGCTCATCGTCCTCGCCATGATGCTGGCGCTGATCGAACTCGCCGGCACCACCACGGGCATGTGGAACAACGTCAGCGCCGCGGTGCAAGGCGCCCGCTGATTCCCCTGCACGTCCCGGCGCATCTAAGTCCTTTGTTAACTTCCGCCCCGTAATTTCCGTGGTTGCTGGACCGGGGGGCTTCATCCCGCGTGCAGCCGGGTAACTGAAGTTGTGAACAGGATGGAGACCGGTATGAACACGATTCGCAAGATTTTCGGCAACAAGAAGGGCGCGACCGCCATCGAGTACGGCCTCATCGCCGCGCTCATCGCCGTCGCCGCGATTGCCGCGATGCAGGGCCTGGGCAACCAGCTCAAGACCACTTTCGGCAACGTTTCGTCGAACATGAAGGCGTCGTAAGACCCTTTCGACAAAACCAAAGACCGGGGCGGCGGGACGAGAGTTCCGCCGCCCCATCTATTTTCGACTTCATTGTTACTTGAGCGTAACGATATTACCAATCGATTTAGGATGCGTGTTTAGCACCCCGCAAGCCGCACCGTGCAAGATTGTCGTGCCAGCGCCGTAATGACACGTGCGCTCAGCGGGGGAATGTCGATGGTTCGCGCACTTTTCCGTAGTCGCAAGGGAGCGACTGCAATCGAGTATGGACTGATTGCGGCGCTTATCGCCGTCGCCGCGATCGCGGCGATGCAGGGGCTGGGCAATCAGCTCACCACGACCTTCAGCAACGTCTCGTCGAACATGAAGGCGTCGTAAGGCCGTTCAGGTTCCGAAATCGGGGGGCGGCGAGCTTGGGTTCGCCGCCCCTTTTCCTTGTCAGGCGCGGCCCATCGCCAGGAACTTGACGCGGCGGCTCTGGCGCAGCGCCGTGGCGCCCTGCCCGGCAAGCTCGCCGAGCGCCGCCTCGATCGCGTCGCCGAGCGAATCGATCGCGGCATCACGGTCGCGATGCGCCCCGCCCAGCGGCTCGGGCACGATCGTGTCGATCACGCCCAGTTCCTTGAGGTGCTGCGCAGTCACCTTCATCGCCTCGGCCGCCTCGGGCGCCTTGTCCGCGGTGCGCCACAGGATCGAGGCGCAGCCCTCGGGCGAGATCACCGAATAGACCGCATGCTCCATCATCAGCACGCGATTGCCTGCGGCGAGCGCCACCGCGCCGCCCGAACCGCCCTCGCCCAGGATTGACGCGACCAGCGGCACGCCCGCGTTGAGGCACGCCTCGGTCGAGCGGGCGATCGCCTCAGCCTGGCCGCGCTCCTCGGCCTCCATCCCCGGGAAGGCGCCCGAAGTGTCGACCAGCGTGATCACCGGGATGCCGAACTTGTCGGCGAGTTCGACCAGGCGGATCGCCTTGCGATAGCCCTCGGGCTTGCCCATGCCGAAATTGTGCTTGAGGCGGCTGGCGGTGTCGTCGCCCTTCTCGTGCCCGATCACCATCACGCGCCGCCCGCGGAACCGGCCGAGCCCGCCCTGGATCGCGGCGTCGTCGGCAAAGGCGCGATCGCCGCCCAATGGCATGAAATCGCTGATCAGCCGTGCGACATAATGTTTGAAGTGCGGGCGCTCGGGGTGCCGCGCGACCAAAGTCTTTTGCCACGGGGTCAGCCGCGAATACGCGTCGCGCAGGAACCTGTCCGACTTGGCCTGGAGCCTTGCGACTTCGCTGTCGATATCGACCTCGCCACCGGCCGCGGCTTCGCGCAGCTCGTCGATGCGGGCCTGAAGCTCGGCAATCGGCTTCTCGAATTCGAGGAAAGTAGCCATCGGCGCGGCCCTATGCCCCCTCTTTGCTCACGTCAACGCGCCCAGTGACTCGGGCCTTGATCTTGGGTTTGTCAGCAAGCGGGTGCCGCTCATTGACCAGCTGCACCAGCCGGGCGCTGTCGACATGGGTGTAGATCTCGGTGGTCGCGATATCGGCATGCCCCAGCATCGCCTGCAGCGCGCGCAGGTCCGCGCCGCCCTCGAGCAGGTGTGTGGCGAAGGCGTGGCGCAGCACATGCGGGCTGATCCGGTCGGCCGGGATCCCCGCCTCGGCGGCGAGCGCGCGGATCATCTGGTAGAGACGCACGCGGGAGAGATGACCCTTGCCCGACGGAAACAACCATTGCCGCTGCACGTCGACATGGCTGCGCCACGCCGCCACCGCGGCGCGCGCGCGATCCGACAGCGGCACCAGCCGCTCGCGCCCGCCCTTGCCCCGCAGGATGAGATAGGGCTTGTCCGGCTGCACCGCGTTGCGCGGCAGCGAGACCAGCTCGGTCGCCCGCAGCCCGGAGCCGTAGAGCAGCTCGACCAGCGCCAGCAGCCGGAGGTCGCGCGGATCCGGCGGCACGCGCTCGATCCGCGCCTGGATCGCCGCGAACAGCCGCTCGACATCGGCGGTGGACAGCGTCTTGGGCAAGCTCCGGCCGCTCCCCGGGCGCGGCAGGGCAGCGCCGGGATCGTCGGCGCGCAGCCCCTCATTGGCGAGGAAGGAAAAGAAACGGCGCAGGGCGGCGGACTTGCGCGCGACGGTCGCGCGCGACAAGTCGCGCCATTCGTGCGCGAGCTTCTCGATCCCGGAGCGATCGGCGGCGGCGAGCCCTCTTGCCAGCACCTCGGACGCGAGCCGCAGGTCGGTGCCATAGGCGGCGATCGTGTTGCGCGAGGCGCCCGCCTCCGCCGCCATCATCTCGAGGAAGCGCTCGATCAGCGCGCGGTCGTCGCCCGGGCTTGCGCCGGTCAAAGCCGCGTGATCGCCTCGACGGCGATCATCCGCGCATAATTGCCGAGCCCAACGCGGGTGAGCGCGCGGGTGATATGGTAGAGCGCCTCGGGCGAGACGCCGTCCCAGACCTGGGTCTGCATGCCCGCCGCAGCGAGCAGCACGACCGTGCCGGGCTCGCCGCGCTCCGCAGCCTCGCCGATCGCGCGCGTCCAGGCATTGGCGGCCTCGAACTTCACCCCCGCGCTACGCATCAGCTGCGCGCCATCTGCGTCGGACACGCGCCCCGCGCCCGCCATCGCCGCGGCGTAAAGTGCGCTGTTGGCGCCGCGATACGCCCCGGCGTCCCCCGCCGAAGCCGGGCGGCCGGACGGGTCGGCGAGCAGCAGCATCGCCCAGCCCTCGCTGCCGCGCGCGGCCACGCTGCGCCAGCGCAGCGCGGCACGATCGAACCCGGCGCTCAGCATCGATGCGATCAGCCGGTCAGCGTCATCGCGCAGCTCGGCATCAGGGTTTAGCCGCGCCGCCGCGCGCGCCGTCAGGATCAGGCGGCTATAGCGCGCGCCCACGCCTTGCGGTTCGTCCCACAGGCCACGCATCTGTTCGACGCGCTCGGCCGGAGTCGCGGCGGTGAACGCGGCGCGCAGGTCGCGCGCCACTGCCACCTCGGTGGTGGTCGCGTCTTCCTGCTCCTCGATCTCGCCATAGAGGTCGGTGAGCGCCTGGCTCGAAAACACCCCCTGGCTCGCCGCCGCTTCCGCCGCCGCGATCCGGTCGCGCCAGCCCAAGCCCGGGGCGGTCGCGCGCCAGTAATTCACCTGCGGCCCGACCGTGCCATAGAGCTCGGCCGGGACGTCGGTCGCCGACGCAACTGCGAGCCCCCAACGCCAGGCGCTCAGCTGGTCCACCGCGTCCCACTCGATCGTCACCGCGCGGCGGCCCGCCACGCCCATGCCGACCACCTTCTCGGCGAGCAGCAGGTCGATCGAATTGTTCATCCGGCGGCGCGCCGAGTCGATCAGCGGCCCGGCCTTGCTGGGATTGCCCTCGAGCCCGGCGCACATCGCCTCAGCGAAGCGCCAGTTGCGGTCGGGCGCGGTGCGCAATGCTGGCACCACCATCGGACACATGCCGCCCGGATCCGCGGTCGCCAGCATCGCCTGCATGCCGACCTGGAACAGCTTGGGCGTGTAATTCTCGATATCGACCGACTGGACCATCGCGCGCGCGGCCTCGGCCTCGCCCATGCGAATCAGCAGCCAGGCGCGCTCGGCGGCGAAGTCCGCGCCGTTGAGCCCGGCGGGCGTATCCACGCGCGACAGCAGTGCGCGGCGCAGCGCGATCGACAGCCAGCGCGACGCGACCGGCGCGTCGAGCCGCCGCATCAGCGCCTCAAGGAACCCGCCATCGGCGCGGCCGAAGGCATTGGCCGGCAGCCCGTCGCTCGCCGGCGAGGACGGGCCGACCTGCGCCAGCGAGCGCTTGGCGAAATCGGGCAGCTCGTAACGCTGGATCACCGCATAATCGATCTCGCCCGGCACGCCGGTCGGGGTCGCGCCGGGGGTGGGCAGCGGCAGCGGCGCGCCGGGCGCCGGACTCGCCGTGCTGGTCGTTGCCGGTGGCGGCGCAGGGCGCGGCGCGCCCGGCTGCACGGGGGCAGGCGCCGGAGCGGGTGCCGGCGCGGGCGCGGGAACGGGATCGTTGAAGCCCGGCGGCAGCAGCGATTCGGGCCGGTCCTGGCCCAGCGCGGGAATCCCCACGCCAGCCGCCAGCACCACGCCGAGCGCGGTCAGCGCAACGCTAGTTCGCGAGATTTTCAAGCGGCACGGCCTTTTCGACGGTCACCGGCTGCTTCTCGGTATCGCGCCCGGCAAGGAAGAACAGGCCGCCGATCAACAGCACGGCAACCACGATGATGATAACGAGCGAACGGGACATCGACCCCCTCAAAAACCGGGATATCAGTACAGGCGATCAGGCCTTTTGCCCGAGCGCGGCCCTCGCTGTATAGCCCCCGCGACCATGCTGCAAACCCGTCCCGCCGATCCTCTGCCTCCGCCCCGTCCGATCGTGCTCATCGGGCTGATGGGCGTGGGCAAGACCACGGTGGGCCGCCGCCTCGCCCAGCGGCTGCATCTGCCCTTCGTCGATGCCGACAACGAGATCGAGGCGGCGGCGGGCATGACCGTCGCCGAGATTTTCGAGCGCTTCGGCGAAGACCATTTCCGCGACGGCGAGCGGCGGGTGATCGCGCGGCTGATCGACGGTACGCCCAAAGTCATCGCCACCGGCGGCGGCGCCTTCCTCAATGCCGAGACGCGCGCGCTGATCCTTGACCAGTCGACCGCGATCTGGCTGGACGCGCCGCCCTATGTCCTGGCCGAGCGCGTGTCCAAGCGCGACCATCGCCCGCTGCTTCGTGGAAAGGATCCCTTGAAAGTGCTCACCGAACTCGCCGCCGTCCGCAACCCGGTCTATGCGCTTGCGCCGATCCATGTGGTGAGCAAGTCCGCGCCGCACGACGCGACGGTCAACGCGATCCTCGAGGCGCTTCGCCAATGAGGGTCGTCCCGGTCGCGCTCGGCGCGCGCAGCTATGAGGTGCGCATCGCGAGCGGGCTGCTCGATCGCGCCGCCGAGCAGCTCGCGCCGCTCGCGCACAAGCGGTCGCTCGCGATCGTCACCGACGCCAATGTCGCGCCGCATGCGCAGCGCCTCGCCGCCGCGCTGGCAGCCGCGGACCTTGCCAGCGAGACCATCGTCCTGCCCGCGGGCGAGGGCACCAAGAGCTGGGCCCAGCTCGAAGCTTTGCTCGACCGGCTGCTCGATCTTGGCATCGAGCGCGGCGACCATGTCATCGCGCTCGGCGGGGGGGTGATCGGTGACCTGACCGGCTTCGCCTCGGCGATCCTCAAGCGCGGCTGTAACTTCGTACAGATCCCGACCACGCTGCTCGCGCAGGTCGACAGCTCGGTCGGCGGCAAGACCGCGATCAACAGCCGCGCCGGCAAGAACCTGGTCGGCGCCTTCCACCAGCCGGCTTTGGTGCTGATCGACCCGGACCTGCTCGACACGCTTCCTCTGCGCGAGCAGCGCGCCGGCTATGCCGAGGTCGTCAAATACGGCCTGATCGACGACGCCGACTTCTTCGCCTGGTGCGAGGGCAATGGCGCGGCGCTGCTGGCGGGCGACGCCGACGCACGCGCCTTCGCCATCGCCCATTCGGTCGGCGCCAAGGCACGGATCGTGGGCGAGGACGAGCGCGAGACCACCGGCACCCGCGCGCTGCTCAACCTCGGTCACACCTTCGGCCACGCGCTGGAGGCCGAGACCGGCTTCTCCGACAGGCTGCTGCACGGCGAGGGCGTCGCGGCGGGCATGGCCCTCGCGTTCGCCTTCTCGGCGCGCCAGGGCCTGTGTCCGGAGACCGATGCGCAGCGTGTCGCGGCGCACCTCAAGGCAAGCGGCTTGCCCCACGACCTCGCCAGCGCCGGCATCACCGCAAGCGGCGCGCGGCTGGTCGAGCATATGCTCCACGACAAGAAGATGGACGCGGGCACCCTGCCCTTCCTGCTCACGCGCGGGATCGGCGCGACCTATCTCGACAAGCATGTCGACCTGGCCGACGTCGCGGCGTTCCTGGACGAGCTGCCGCGCTAGCCGGAATCGCTTGGGGCGGAAGGCATCAACCTCCCGCCCCCGGTCCCCTCCGCTCGGGAGGCGAGTTCTAAGCTTCGAGCTGGCGCATCAGGCTACGCACCGCGCCGTCGATCTCGCTGTCGATGCCGCGCAATTCCTCGATGCGGCGGACGGCATGGATTACCGTGGAATGATCTCGATTGCCGAACTTGCGGCCGATCTCGGGCAGCGAGCGGGTGGTGAGGCGCTTGGCGAGGTACATCGCGATCTGGCGCGGACGCGCGATCGCCACCGCGCGGCGCTGCGACACGAGGTCGAGCTGCTTGACGTCGAAGTGCGACGACACCGCCTTCTGGATCTCGTCGATCGTGATGCGGCGCTGGCTGCCGCGCAGCGCCTCGCCCAGCACGCTCTCGGCGAACTCGATCGTCACCGTCTCGCTGTTGAGCTGGGCATAGGCGACGAGGCGGTTGAGCGCGCCTTCCAGCTCACGCACGCTGCTGCTGATCCGCGCGGCGAGCAGATCGAGCACGTCGGCGGGCACCGCTGCGCCCGGCATGTCCTCGAGCTTGCGGTCGAGGATCGCGCGGCGCAGGCCCAATTCGGCGGGCTTGATGTCCGCCGCGAGCCCGGCACCGAGCCGCGAAGCGAGCCGCGCCTCGATCCCCTCGAGCGCCAGCGGGCTGCGGTCGGCGGCGATGACCAGCCTTTTCCCCTCGCGCATGAACTCGTCGACGGTGTGGAAGAACTCTTCCTGAGTCGATTCCTTGCCGGCGATGAACTGGAGATCGTCGATCATCAGCAGGTCGACGCCGCGCAGCCGTGCCTTGAACGCGAACGTGTCCTTCTCGCGCACCGCGCGGACGAACTCGAACATGAAGCGCTCGGCGGGCATGTAGATCGCGCTCGCCTCCGGGCACGCCTCGAGAAAGGCGTGGCCGATCGCGTGCATCAGGTGAGTCTTGCCCTGTCCGGTCGAGCTGTGGAGGTAAAGCGGGCTGAAGCGCGGTTTGCCGCGCTCGGCCAGCGCTTTGGCGGCGTTGAACGCGACTCGATTCGACGCATCGACCACGAACCGGTCGAAGGTGAAGCGCGAATCGAAGCGCGGGCGCTCGGCGGAGGCAGCGGGCTTGATCGCCGGGCTCGCGGCAGTCGGCGTGGCGGCGGCCGGCGATTCGGTCTCGGGTGCGAGCTCGCGGCTGTCGCGCGCCAGCGTCTCGATCGACACGGTGCGCACATTGGCCAGCAGCGCGCGGAATTCCATCAGCAGCCGCTCGGCATAATGGCCCTTCACCCAGTTGGTCATGAAGGGCGAAGGCAGGCCGAGCCGGATCGTCTCCGCATCGTCGCTGTCGATCAGGACGATGGGCTTCAGCCACTGGTCGAACAGCCGCTGGCCTGCGGAAAGCCGCAAATTGCCGCGCACGCGTGTCCAGGCCTTGGCTTGATCCATCCTTCACGCCCCTCTCTTTCGGCCCGCGCGCAGCGGGCAAATCCTCCCGATGCGGAAAGCGCCCCCTTCCGCACGCTGATTTCGCTCAGGCAAAAGATCGCCGCAGCCGGAATCGCATCCGCACTGGCCCGTGACCTTCGCTGAATCCGCGCGCGAGAACGTCGCGGCGGAAGATCGTTTTAGGGACCATTTTTCGAGTCGATCAAGAGGGCGGCGTGTAAAGAATCTGAAATAAGTAGGCTTGACTCGCGTCCTGCCCGGAAATCCGCGATTCAGCGATCAAACAGCTGAAATCGCTAGCCAAATCTCGAACGTTACAAACGCGTGACGACGCGACTCGCGCGATTCTGCGGCTTACGTGGGTTCGTGTCCGCCAAGCGCTTGAACACGCACGAAAAACCCCGCCGGAGCATTCCGGCGGGGTGTCTAAATCGCTGAAATCGCGTGGGTCAGGCGAGCGCGGCGATGCGCTTCGTCAGGCGCGAAAACTTCCGCGACGCGGTGTTCTTGTGCAGCACGCCCTTGGCCACGCCGCGCGCCAGTTCCGGCTGCATCGCCTTCAGCGCCGACTCGGCCGCCGACTTGTCGCCCGACTCGAGCGCGCTCTCGACCTTCTTGACGAAGGTGCGGATGCGGCTGACGCGCGCGCCGTTGACTTCGGCGCGGGCGGCGTTGCGGCGGATGCGCTTCTTGGCTTGCGGCGTGTTCGCCATGTAGTTTCGTTCCTGTTTTCGATGCGAAAAGAGGCGCGGAACCAGTGTCCCCGCCTCGGGAAAGCGCGCGCCTTAGCGAGGACGTGCGATTCGGTCAACCTTTGCGCGAGCTTGAAGCGATGGGTCTGTTCCTTCAATCCTCCCCGCCAGGGGAGGGTTGAATGTCACAAGCTCATTTCTGGCACGTCGGGCACCAGAAGGTCGATCGCCCACCCTCGGTGTAGCGCGCCACCGTGCCGCCGCATTCGCAAGGCTCGCCCTCGCGGCCATAGACCTTGAACTGCTTGGAGAAATAGCCGAGCTCGCCATCGGGCCGGGCATAGTCGCGCAAGCTCGACCCGCCAGCCTCGATCGCGGCGTCGAGCACCTCATGCACCGCCGAAACCAGCCGGGCCAACCGCGGCTTCGAGAGCGATCCACCCGCCCGCTTCGGCGAAATCCTTGATTCGTACAGCGCCTCGCAGACATAAATATTACCCAGCCCCGCGACGATGCGCTGGTCGAGCAGCAGCAGCTTGATCGACGCCGTCCGCCCGGCGAGCACGGCCTTGAGATGATCCGCGGTGAACTGCGGGCCGAGCGGCTCGGGGCCGAGCGCCTTGAAGGCGGGCCAGTCGCCGACCCCGGCGGTCGGCACCAGATCGACCGAGCCGAAACGCCGCGGATCGTTGAGCGCGATCACCCGCCCTTCCTCGGTCTCGAGGATCAGATGGTCATGGGGCAGCAGCTCCGACGGATCGACTCGCCAGCGCCCGGACATGCCGAGGTGGAAAATCATCGTGTCGCCGCGATCGGTGTCGATCAGCCCGTATTTGGCGCGGCGGCCGAGCGCGGTGACGGTGGCGCCGGTCAGCCGCTGGCCCAGATCCTCCGGCATCGGCCGGCGCAGATCGGGCCGGCGCAGCTGCACGCGCCGGATGCGCCGCCCCTCCAGCACGGGGGCGAGACCGCGCACGGTCGTCTCGACTTCGGGAAGCTCGGGCATCGTGATCCTTGATTTTCCCGGGTGCTATGTTGCGTTTGCTCCGTCCACAAGCCTTGGCTAGAGCCGCGCGCATGACCGACACCGTCTCCTTCGGCTACGAAGATGTCGCCCCCGACGAGAAGACCCGCCGCGTCGGCGGGGTCTTCTCCAGCGTCGCCTCCAGCTACGACCTGATGAACGACGCGATGTCGGGCGGGCTGCACCGCGTGTGGAAGGACGTGTTCGTCCGCCGCGTGAAGCCGCGCGAGGGCGAGACGATCCTCGACATGGCCGGCGGCACCGGCGACATCGCCTTCCGCATGGCCGAATCGGGCGCGGCGATCACCGTCGCCGACATCAATCCCGACATGCTCGCCGTCGGCATCGACCGCGCGGCGAAACGCGGCATCGACGGCCTCGTGTGGACCGAAGCGAATGCGGAAACCCTGCAGTTCCCCGACCGCTTCTTCGACGCCTACACCATCGCCTTCGGCATCCGGAACGTGACCGACATCCCCAGGGCGCTGCGCGAGGCGCATCGCGTTCTCCGCCGCGGCGGCCGGTTCTTCGTGCTCGAATTCTCGACCACCGTCTGGCCGGGCTTTGCGGACGTGTACGATGCCTATTCGCACCATGTCGTGCCCAAGCTCGGCAAGCTGCTCGCCAATGACGAGGACAGCTATCGCTACCTGATCGAATCGATCCGCCGCTTTCCCGACATGCCGACCTTCAAGCGCATGATCGAAGAGGCCGGCTTCGTGCAGGCCCGGGTCGAGCCGATGCTGGGCGGCCTGGTGGCTATTCACAGCGGCTGGAAGATTTGACCGCGCCTGCCATCCATCTCTTCCGCCTTCTCAAATGGGGCCGGATCCTCGCGCGCCACGGGGCGCTGCGCGGGATCGAGCGCGATCGCAACACGCCGCGCCCGGTGCGCCGCCTCG is a window from the Sphingomonas sp. BT-65 genome containing:
- a CDS encoding acetyl-CoA carboxylase carboxyltransferase subunit alpha, which encodes MATFLEFEKPIAELQARIDELREAAAGGEVDIDSEVARLQAKSDRFLRDAYSRLTPWQKTLVARHPERPHFKHYVARLISDFMPLGGDRAFADDAAIQGGLGRFRGRRVMVIGHEKGDDTASRLKHNFGMGKPEGYRKAIRLVELADKFGIPVITLVDTSGAFPGMEAEERGQAEAIARSTEACLNAGVPLVASILGEGGSGGAVALAAGNRVLMMEHAVYSVISPEGCASILWRTADKAPEAAEAMKVTAQHLKELGVIDTIVPEPLGGAHRDRDAAIDSLGDAIEAALGELAGQGATALRQSRRVKFLAMGRA
- a CDS encoding (deoxy)nucleoside triphosphate pyrophosphohydrolase, translated to MVVAAALVDGDGRVLVQQRPPGKPMAGLWEFPGGKVDPGELPEAALCRELEEELGIGVERACLAPATFASEALGERHLLLLLYALRKWSGVPQPQHATALKWVRPLELHRLEMPPADMPLIGLLEALI
- a CDS encoding Flp family type IVb pilin, which produces MVRALFRSRKGATAIEYGLIAALIAVAAIAAMQGLGNQLTTTFSNVSSNMKAS
- the grxC gene encoding glutaredoxin 3, whose product is MAKIEIYTKAFCGFCARAKALLDSKGADYEEFDLTMGGPRRQEMIQRASGRTTVPQIFIDGAHIGGSDDLVALEREGRLDALLGQ
- a CDS encoding carbon-nitrogen hydrolase family protein; translation: MKAAILQMTSGIDPLANARTLADGVAQAAAGGATMLFTPEMSGLVDRDRERAAGNIMTETDDRVLAAVREAAAKHGIWVHLGSLALRGETDDRFVNRGFVIDGNGAIRARYDKLHLFDVDLPTGERWRESDAYAPGTGAVVVATPLGTLGLAICYDLRFPDLFRALTDAGATLLSVPAAFTRPTGAAHWHVLLRARAIEAGVHLIAAAQAGEHEDGRATYGHSLAVDPWGEVLLDMGEGAGLGVTEIDPARVVEVRSRVPAIAHRRAIPAVEVVR
- a CDS encoding class I SAM-dependent methyltransferase; this translates as MTSAVIPPEIFDRVRRHARRDRAAPHFADAAFIRDWMLEGITERLDAVRRDFTEVLDLGCFDGGFIPPPGARVTRIDAGARFAAMAGGIQGEEDQPHFPDASFDLVVAAGSLDTVNDLPGALALIRRALRPDGLFLGAFLGGSTLSTLRAVLLEAEADRPAARVHPQIDVRAAGDLLMRAGFALPVADVETLDVRYASLFDLVRDLRGMAGTSLLPSSPPLSRAIVARAAAAFGARADAEGRTTERFDAIFVTGWAPDPSQPQPARRGSATASLAAALKP
- a CDS encoding Flp family type IVb pilin, which translates into the protein MRALKTLPGRLVRCPLVRCQRAATAVEYGLILALIVLAMMLALIELAGTTTGMWNNVSAAVQGAR
- a CDS encoding Flp family type IVb pilin, which produces MNTIRKIFGNKKGATAIEYGLIAALIAVAAIAAMQGLGNQLKTTFGNVSSNMKAS
- a CDS encoding ComF family protein; translation: MGAREPILKLIALALPPRCPGCSEVVEADHRFCARCWGQFTLIAPPWCTACNLPFEFDRGAEALCGPCLAEPPVHDGIRAAVAYGPATRTLVLKLKYGGRTAYAATAARLMARLMPEGAELLVPVPLHRWRIWGRGFNQAALIARELSRLRGIPAELDLLRRVKATPVLRGLGARGRAKAVAGAFAAAPGVRERVKGRSVVLVDDVFTSGATTDACVRVLKRAGAARVAVLCWARVLDPNAAD